AAAATTCGGGAATACGCGTACTTGGGTGAGGTGATCGACGAAGCGTTTCTGTCGCCACAATCCCAAGGGGGAGCGAATCACCAGATCGGCACCGCTGAATCGCCCCTCACCCCGACGTTTAGCCAATACGCGATAAAACAGATTGAGCTGGCGATGCGCGGGGACAACAAGGGACTGGGGCTGCTGTTCCACTTCGAATCCTTGCGGATAGTGATCGTGAACCACAACATCGAGCGCAATATCCGACCGGTTGCGCAGATCCAGCTCCACGCCGGTCCAGACACCAACGGGTATGCTGGTACGGACCTTACGCAGCAACTCAGGCGACGGTAACCGGCGTAATCGCAGCAGATCAAGCAGGGCAAGCAACAACAGCAGCGGCGTGAGCAGTTTCCAAGATAGCCCCCAAAAGGGAAACCAAACCGCCAGCAGTGCCGGCAGTATCAACAGGGCTGTGGCTATTGTCAGGCGGGTTGTGGGGATCACTGGCGTGGTGCGGGTATATTTGCCAACAGATCGTTCAGTACATCGTCCGGCTGATAACCTTCGATCTCCAGATCGGTCGCGAGTCGAATACGATGTCGCAGAACCGGCAGCGCCGCCACCTTGATATCGTCAGGTGTAACATAGTCACGCTGGGATAAAAACGCCTCAGCCCTGGCTACCCGCAGCAGCGCTATACTCCCGCGAGGCCCGGGACCCGCCTCGATCCCGTTCCAGTCGCGTGCCGCCCTGACCAGGCGTACCGCGTAATCGATGATCTGCTCATCCATCTCCAGTTTCGCGATATATGATTGCAATCGCGGGATCTCGTCCGCATTCAACTGGGGACGAATGGCGGATGTATCGAGCTGATCGCCGACAACTCCCCGGGTCACCTGTTTTACCATCGACTGTTCATCTCCCTCGGCGGGATAGTCGATAAACACCTTGAGCAGGAAACGATCGAGTTGCGCCTGAGGCAGCGGATAGGTACCCTCCTGTTCGATAGGATTCTGGGTCGCCAAAACCAGGAATGGGGGAGAGAGCGGGAAGGTACGGCCTTCGATGGTGACTTGTTGCTCCTGCATCGCCTCAAGCAGTGCCGATTGGGTCTTGGCCGGAGAACGATTGATCTCATCAGCGAGCAGTAGATTACAAAATACCGGTCCCTTGCGCACCCGGAAGTTTTCACTCTTCATATCAAACATGATATGACCTGAAATATCACTCGGCATCAGGTCCGGCGTGAACTGGATGCGACTGAACGATCCCTTCACTGCCGCCGCCAAGCAGCGCACCAGCAATGTCTTGCCCAATCCCGGCACCCCTTCCACCAACACATGCCCGGCAGAGTAGAGCGCCAGTATCACTTCATGCACAACGCGCTGCTGGCCGATTACCGCACGTGCTATCTCCTCTTCCAGCCCTCTGGCACGCTGTATAAGCGACTCACTTAACCCTGCTTCCGCTACCATTGTATTCATTCCTGTCTGGGTGCAACGCGGCAAAAAGCCGTTGCAGATTTGTTGTGGTTTTGATCAGTTGACCCGTATCACCCCGCTGTGAATAGAGTGCTCTATGTATCGAATCGGCGGTCATCCCCGTGTGGTTCGCCAACCAGCTGCAACGGGCCTTTTGATCCATCTGTTGCAACAGAGGGTGGCTTACCAACCAGCGCTTTTCCACCTCTTTGCGCGTCGCCTCAAGCAAACCCATTGAAGGATTCTGCCGCCACGTAAACTCTGCAGTCGCCTGCAGATGCTCCAGTAGATCCCGATGCTTCGTCATGCGCGGTGAAAGCAAGGGACCGGTGGTGTACTGGATTCGCCGAATAGCGACAATTCCAAACAATGCAATGCTGATCAGCAGATAAGGGGCAACCCGCCAGATGAATGATATCAGGGATGGCATCTGGGAATCGTATAGAAGCCAGGCATGATCCAGATCATCGGCAAGATATGCCAACAACAGGGCATGGTCCTTCTCACCAATCCGGTCATTGGTCAAAAAGTCGCTGTCGCTGAGAAAGGTCACGCTACCCTCGCCCCAGGGAAAACGCAACAGATGCGAAAACCCGTCATCCGGTGATGCTGAATAGGTATCCTCGCTATACACACTAAACCATTTGTCTGAATCGAAATCGATCTGCAGCGAAACCTCGCTCCACGGCACTGTGATGGAACCAGCCTCTTCCTCTTCGAAAAACTCATCCGATTCCACGACCACCGCAAACTGCTCCAACAACGGATGCCCGCGCCCCTCCTCAACGGCATTGCCCGGTGTCACAACCAGAGATCCACCACGCTCCACCCAACCCAACAGATCAGCCACACGGGAATGGGGAAGCGGAGGCCCAAGATCTCTGACCAGAAGCAATCCCGACCGCGGCGGGGGTTCGATGAGGAGCTGACGGCCCGTTTGACTGCTCGCGGAGATGCCAAGACGGGACAGATAGCGTTCAGCGGCAAGCAGGGAATTGCGTCTCGCCTCTGCTCCCATGTTGCCTCGAACCTGTTCCGATACATACTCGAAATTATTCATAAACCATGAACCAAGCATGCCTCCGATGAGTATCAGCACTATCAGAGCGGCTGCAATTGGCACACCGTTATTCCGCACTGCTGGCCCCGAAAAAGCTATGCCAATCACGACACAGCAGCAGCGCCTTCTCCTTCGACGGCTGCACATGTCCATAGGCTATTTGCTGCCACATTCCGGTCAAGCGGGAAAAGTAGGCACTGGAATCATCCTCGATCACACCATGGACGCTGCTCAGGCACTCACCCTCAGTGGCACCCTCGACAATCTCTATTGCATGATCGTGAACCAATACCGACAAGGCGGCCCTGTAGAGCAGGCTGAATCCTCCCCTGTAATCACCATCTTCGATCAGGGAGGCGGCCTTTGCGGCCGGATCATCCGGCAAGCTCTCAGGACGCAGATCGAGTCCGGCAACCTGACTGGGAATCTGTCTGCTGTTGTTGCGTTGTGGTCCCCTCCCCCCCTGTAGCAGAGAGCGGTTTTGGATAAACCAGTTGAGCAGATAGGCCAGAATGCCCGCCACAACCAACCACAGGGCCACCTCGCCGTAATATGCCAGGTCATTGGCAAACCCGCCGATGAGTCGTTGCAACCACTCGACCAGCCAACCGTTCTCTTCCTCGTCTGACTCCTCGCCGATGTATTTCCAGTAACCAAGCTCTTGATAACGACCGAACTCATTCTCGGCCAAAACCTCATTGATCAAATCCCGAGACTCCCTGGGATCCATCGCCAACGCATCAACGGTTCCAGGTTGCATGCCAACCACTGTCAAGGCGGCGACAAGCAGGAGTGATACCGCACCCGCCAATGGCCTGCGTTGATGACGTTGAGCCATGTTTCTCAAGCCAATCTCCAGATCCCAGGCTTCGAGCTGGCTACGCCGGTTGAGATAGAGTGCAAAGCCGCCGGATACGTAGAAGGGGGCGATAAGCGACATCGCCAGCAAGGCACAACCATGGTGCAGCCACTCACTCAATGGATCGGGATCGAAAATGTAACTTTGCCAATCGATCCAGAGCAGTTCTTGTGGGATCAGGCTGAGAACAAGCAAAATAAAACCCAGCTCCAATACGATTTCGAAATGAAGACCTACCAGCGTCAACCAACCGGCCGCATGGGTCCCACGACTGAGTACCCCGATACGACTGCTGCGTTGACGGCCCTTCAATCCCTCGAGAACGACCACCGGCATGACAAAAGAGCGGGAGGGACTCAGGCGGCGCCATGTAAGATTGGCCACCAGCTGGGGCAGTACAATCTTCAACCAACTGCGAAATACCGTCTTGATAGAGGTAGTTTCTGCGAACAGGCGACGACTCAACCAATACAGCAGTGTCGGTTCATATAGCGGCTTAAACCACCACAGTATCAGACCGGCCAACCAAAGCGGCAAAGGCAACAGCGCCAATACAACCATCATTGGCAGTGCGCTGCAAAGCCATAGGGACCAAAGTGGTATAAACCAATTCCGTGCCATGGCAAAACCCAGATCGATACTCTCCCAGGCTTGCCGTGGTCTCAGCTTGATGGCAATCCTAGTGAGATCCACGCCGCCCCCTGCCCATCATTAACAGGTAGGCGATAACCACAGACCAGAGAAGGGCCGCCACCAGATACTTAGTCATGGGTTGCAACTGCATGGAAGACCAGAAGGCCTCGATAAAGGCAGCCACGAGCAGCATCAGCGCCGCCCCCATGACCAGCAGCAATGCCTCTTCCGCCTGATCCTTGAGCGCCTGCACGCGCGTCCGCTGTCCGGGTGCGATCACCGCATGCCCCAGGCGCAATCCCGCAGCACCGCAAATTACGATGGCGGTCAACTCGAATGAGCCATGGCCGGAGACAAATGGCCAGAATGTATCGTGATAACCAAGTTGCGTTAAGTGACCGGCCAAACCACCGATCACCAATCCGTTGAACAGCAGTATAAAGAGTGTCCCAACAGCAAATAGTATTCCACTGGCGAAGGTCCTGAAGCCGATCCCGATATTGTTCAGGATATAGTAACCGAACATGGTGAAATCGGTTTCAGACTCACGCTCGAGCGCACGCCCCAATCGTTGATTGGTCGGATCGTAACTGCTCTCCATCTGCGCTACAGTCGTTTCGTCGATAAGCGTGTAGATCAAATCCTCCTGCTGATAACAACCTACCCCCATCAGCACAGCCGGTAGAAGAAAAAAAAGCAAAGAGATTGCAAAATAACCACCGCTTCGGCGCACAGCACTGGGAAACCCGGCAGAGATAAATCCAAGCAGTCGCCATCGCCATCCCCCCTGCTGGCGATAGAACAGCGAATGTCCGCGCAATACCATGCCGTGCAACTGCTCGATCAGGGCAGGACTGAAACCGCGACCACGCGCCAGCGCATAGTGGCTGCAGAGCTGACGATAGAGGGCGGGAAAGCGTAACTGCTCCTGCAACGACAGGCGCCGTTTGCCTTGCGGGCGTCTCAGGTCATTCATCAACGCCGTAATATGATCCCATAGGGACTGGTTTTCCGTTTCAAACTGCTGTTGTCTCATCAGCGTCCCTTGAGTATCCAGTTTGCATAGGCGTAGAGCACATCGACAGCAGCATCTCCTCTCAAACCTGTCTGTTCAGTCAACAATTCCGCCAGCTCCTGGCGTCGTCCCAGGGAAAGCCTCTCACCTCGCTCGGCGAAGGCCAACAGGGTCAACTGCTCGGATTCGGAGAGTTCAACGGGCGGTTTACTGGCAACCGCCTGTGGAGGCAGATCCCGTTTTATCTGTGTATCACGATAGACCACCACAGTACCTGCCGCCAGATCGCCCAAACGCTTGAATCGCCTGTTGACCAGCATAACCAGCAAACCGGTTGCATAGAGAAAGGGTAGAAAATCAGCCGTTCTCAACAGGTTTCTTATCACTGAGGCACTTGGCGTCACCGGTGTGCCATTGTCCTGTATGACATGAATACCCATGGCACGCTTACCCGGAGTGGCGCCGTTTTGAATTTCGAACACCACTGGATAAAACCATTCAATGAGAAAAAAACCGATCAGAATGACGGCCATGCCCAAACCACCCAGAAGGGACATTACGAGCACCAGAACGAGATAGATTACACCGCGCACTGCGGTATCTATCGCCCAGGCGCAGGCTCGCACTACCGGTCCGGCCAGGCGATAATCGAGAAGTACCCCCTCCGGGATTTCATAACTCAGCAGGGTATC
This sequence is a window from Candidatus Thiodiazotropha sp. LNASS1. Protein-coding genes within it:
- a CDS encoding MoxR family ATPase, translated to MVAEAGLSESLIQRARGLEEEIARAVIGQQRVVHEVILALYSAGHVLVEGVPGLGKTLLVRCLAAAVKGSFSRIQFTPDLMPSDISGHIMFDMKSENFRVRKGPVFCNLLLADEINRSPAKTQSALLEAMQEQQVTIEGRTFPLSPPFLVLATQNPIEQEGTYPLPQAQLDRFLLKVFIDYPAEGDEQSMVKQVTRGVVGDQLDTSAIRPQLNADEIPRLQSYIAKLEMDEQIIDYAVRLVRAARDWNGIEAGPGPRGSIALLRVARAEAFLSQRDYVTPDDIKVAALPVLRHRIRLATDLEIEGYQPDDVLNDLLANIPAPRQ
- a CDS encoding DUF4350 domain-containing protein; protein product: MPIAAALIVLILIGGMLGSWFMNNFEYVSEQVRGNMGAEARRNSLLAAERYLSRLGISASSQTGRQLLIEPPPRSGLLLVRDLGPPLPHSRVADLLGWVERGGSLVVTPGNAVEEGRGHPLLEQFAVVVESDEFFEEEEAGSITVPWSEVSLQIDFDSDKWFSVYSEDTYSASPDDGFSHLLRFPWGEGSVTFLSDSDFLTNDRIGEKDHALLLAYLADDLDHAWLLYDSQMPSLISFIWRVAPYLLISIALFGIVAIRRIQYTTGPLLSPRMTKHRDLLEHLQATAEFTWRQNPSMGLLEATRKEVEKRWLVSHPLLQQMDQKARCSWLANHTGMTADSIHRALYSQRGDTGQLIKTTTNLQRLFAALHPDRNEYNGSGSRVK
- a CDS encoding stage II sporulation protein M — encoded protein: MRQQQFETENQSLWDHITALMNDLRRPQGKRRLSLQEQLRFPALYRQLCSHYALARGRGFSPALIEQLHGMVLRGHSLFYRQQGGWRWRLLGFISAGFPSAVRRSGGYFAISLLFFLLPAVLMGVGCYQQEDLIYTLIDETTVAQMESSYDPTNQRLGRALERESETDFTMFGYYILNNIGIGFRTFASGILFAVGTLFILLFNGLVIGGLAGHLTQLGYHDTFWPFVSGHGSFELTAIVICGAAGLRLGHAVIAPGQRTRVQALKDQAEEALLLVMGAALMLLVAAFIEAFWSSMQLQPMTKYLVAALLWSVVIAYLLMMGRGRRGSH
- a CDS encoding RDD family protein — translated: MQVELTEEDSVEPLDTLLSYEIPEGVLLDYRLAGPVVRACAWAIDTAVRGVIYLVLVLVMSLLGGLGMAVILIGFFLIEWFYPVVFEIQNGATPGKRAMGIHVIQDNGTPVTPSASVIRNLLRTADFLPFLYATGLLVMLVNRRFKRLGDLAAGTVVVYRDTQIKRDLPPQAVASKPPVELSESEQLTLLAFAERGERLSLGRRQELAELLTEQTGLRGDAAVDVLYAYANWILKGR